A window of Streptomyces armeniacus contains these coding sequences:
- a CDS encoding PadR family transcriptional regulator, with amino-acid sequence MREFQRGAVRLHILHHAAEEEIHGAWMTGELARHGHHISPGTLYPTLHRLEADGLLVSAQRVVDGRTRRVYRATEAGRQALAEDRRALAELAREVLGDDAPS; translated from the coding sequence GTGCGGGAGTTCCAGCGGGGTGCGGTGCGGCTGCACATCCTGCACCACGCGGCCGAGGAGGAGATCCACGGGGCGTGGATGACCGGCGAACTGGCCCGGCACGGCCACCACATCAGCCCCGGCACGCTGTATCCGACGCTGCACCGGCTGGAGGCGGACGGACTGCTGGTCTCCGCGCAGCGGGTGGTCGACGGCCGCACCCGGCGCGTGTACCGCGCCACCGAGGCCGGGCGGCAGGCGCTGGCCGAGGACCGCAGGGCGCTGGCGGAGCTGGCCCGCGAGGTGCTGGGCGACGACGCGCCGTCCTGA
- a CDS encoding NAD(P)/FAD-dependent oxidoreductase: protein MDRQRRYVVIGAGIVGTVLAHRLATAGAAVALLDRDRPGRGTSRWSFAWLNSNNKTPRGYHDLTVHGMEAWARLAAVADGGAWYRPVGNLRWAACEDGRRELAGRVARLRDWGYAARVTDRREVARLEPALALPADVAEVAWFPDEGYVLTEPLIDGLIRRTVAAGAELRTAGAGEAVAAARTRDGGWSVTTADGGRVTGDVLVCCAGRWTPGVSGLAGRPVPVVEPESAGSEAPGLAVRVGPVAAPPVRVAHTPLVHLRAHGADTVHLEAADADVDLHTPEAELDRWAGVLLERARHVMPSLATARVLERTVCVRPLPLDGLPAVGPADGAAVDGGPAGGSPYVVVTHSGVTLAAGLAELAGRELLEDVRVPELAPFRPGRFD, encoded by the coding sequence ATGGACCGGCAGCGGCGGTACGTCGTCATCGGCGCGGGCATCGTCGGCACGGTGCTCGCGCACCGGCTCGCCACGGCGGGCGCGGCGGTCGCCCTGCTCGACCGGGACCGCCCGGGTCGGGGCACCAGCCGCTGGAGCTTCGCCTGGCTGAACTCCAACAACAAGACCCCGCGCGGCTACCACGACCTCACCGTCCACGGCATGGAGGCGTGGGCCCGGCTGGCGGCCGTGGCGGACGGCGGCGCGTGGTACCGCCCCGTGGGCAACCTGCGCTGGGCCGCCTGCGAGGACGGCCGCCGCGAACTGGCCGGACGGGTGGCGCGGCTGCGTGACTGGGGCTACGCCGCCCGTGTCACCGACCGCAGGGAGGTGGCACGGCTGGAGCCCGCGCTGGCGCTGCCAGCGGACGTCGCGGAGGTGGCCTGGTTCCCGGACGAGGGGTACGTGCTCACCGAGCCGCTGATCGACGGGCTGATCCGCCGCACGGTGGCCGCGGGCGCCGAGCTCCGTACCGCCGGGGCCGGGGAGGCGGTGGCGGCGGCGCGTACGCGTGACGGCGGCTGGTCGGTGACGACCGCCGACGGCGGCCGCGTCACGGGCGACGTCCTGGTGTGCTGCGCGGGCCGCTGGACGCCGGGCGTCAGCGGGCTGGCCGGGCGGCCGGTGCCGGTCGTCGAGCCGGAGTCGGCCGGTTCGGAGGCGCCGGGCCTGGCCGTACGGGTGGGCCCCGTCGCGGCGCCGCCCGTACGCGTCGCGCACACGCCGCTGGTGCACCTGCGGGCGCACGGCGCGGACACGGTGCATCTGGAGGCGGCGGACGCGGACGTCGACCTGCACACGCCGGAGGCGGAGCTGGACCGCTGGGCCGGCGTGCTGCTGGAGCGCGCCCGGCACGTCATGCCGTCCCTCGCCACGGCGCGTGTGCTGGAGCGGACGGTGTGCGTACGGCCGCTGCCCCTCGACGGGCTCCCGGCCGTCGGCCCGGCGGACGGAGCCGCGGTGGACGGCGGCCCCGCGGGCGGCAGCCCGTACGTGGTGGTCACCCACAGCGGCGTCACCCTCGCCGCGGGCCTGGCGGAGCTCGCCGGGCGGGAGCTGCTGGAGGACGTACGGGTGCCCGAGCTGGCGCCGTTCCGGCCGGGGCGGTTCGACTGA
- a CDS encoding VOC family protein has protein sequence MSEVSVRYIVDDVDAAVAFYTTHLGFTLARRPAPPFAVLTRGGLDLLLSAPVGPGGAAQVMPDGRRPEPGGWNRIQVPVDDLDAAVASLRAAGAVFRNDIVSGRGGRQILLDDPAGNPVELFEPAGE, from the coding sequence ATGAGTGAGGTATCCGTGCGCTACATCGTCGACGACGTCGACGCCGCGGTCGCGTTCTACACCACGCACCTCGGCTTCACGCTCGCCCGGCGGCCCGCGCCGCCGTTCGCCGTACTGACCCGCGGCGGGCTGGACCTGCTGCTGTCCGCGCCCGTCGGGCCGGGCGGCGCCGCGCAGGTGATGCCCGACGGGCGGCGGCCCGAGCCGGGCGGCTGGAACCGCATCCAGGTGCCGGTCGACGACCTGGACGCCGCCGTCGCGTCACTGCGCGCGGCGGGGGCGGTGTTCCGGAACGACATCGTCAGCGGGCGCGGCGGCCGGCAGATCCTGCTGGACGACCCGGCCGGCAACCCCGTCGAACTCTTCGAGCCCGCGGGGGAGTAG
- a CDS encoding APC family permease: MSEPSASDAASDAAGGAAGGAAHAEAHDELRRRLGVFDAVVIGLGSMIGAGVFAALAPAADAAGSGLLLGLAVAAVVAYCNATASARLAARYPASGGTYLYGRERLGDFWGYLAGWSFVVGKTASCAAMALTVGSYVWPGQAQAVAVASVVALTAVNYGGVQKSAWLTRAVVAVVVAVLAAVVAVSLGSGEADTGRLDLGGDVSFGGVLQAAGLLFFAFAGYARIATLGEEVRDPARTIPRAVPLALGLTLAVYAAVAVAVLAVLGSADLAGSGAPLADAVRAAGVPGLAPVVRAGAAVAALGSLLALILGVSRTTLAMARDRHLPHALAAVHPRFRVPHRAELAVGAVVAVVAATADLRGAIGFSSFGVLAYYAIANASAWTLTRDEGRPPRVLPALGLAGCLVLAFALPPSSVVTGGAVLAAGAAVYGVRRTASRQPSGKGEDNE; encoded by the coding sequence ATGAGCGAGCCATCGGCCAGCGATGCGGCCAGCGATGCGGCCGGCGGGGCCGCCGGCGGGGCGGCACACGCCGAGGCGCACGACGAACTCCGGCGGCGGCTGGGCGTCTTCGACGCCGTCGTAATCGGCCTCGGCTCGATGATCGGCGCGGGCGTCTTCGCCGCCCTGGCACCGGCGGCGGACGCGGCGGGGTCCGGGCTGCTGCTCGGGCTGGCCGTCGCTGCCGTGGTCGCGTACTGCAACGCCACCGCGTCGGCCCGGCTCGCCGCCCGCTACCCGGCGTCCGGCGGCACGTACCTCTACGGCCGGGAACGGCTCGGTGACTTCTGGGGCTATCTGGCGGGCTGGAGCTTCGTCGTCGGCAAGACCGCCTCGTGCGCGGCGATGGCCCTCACCGTCGGCTCGTACGTCTGGCCCGGCCAGGCCCAGGCGGTCGCCGTGGCCTCCGTCGTCGCGCTGACCGCGGTCAACTACGGCGGCGTGCAGAAGTCCGCCTGGCTCACGCGCGCGGTCGTCGCCGTCGTGGTGGCGGTGCTGGCCGCCGTCGTGGCCGTCAGCCTGGGCTCGGGCGAGGCGGACACGGGACGGCTGGACCTCGGCGGCGACGTGTCGTTCGGCGGCGTGCTCCAGGCCGCCGGCCTGCTGTTCTTCGCCTTCGCGGGCTACGCGCGCATCGCCACCCTCGGCGAGGAGGTCCGCGATCCGGCGCGCACCATCCCGCGCGCCGTGCCGCTCGCGCTGGGCCTCACGCTGGCCGTCTACGCGGCCGTCGCCGTCGCCGTCCTAGCCGTGCTCGGCAGCGCCGATCTGGCCGGGAGCGGCGCTCCGCTGGCCGACGCCGTCCGCGCGGCCGGCGTGCCCGGACTCGCGCCGGTGGTACGCGCCGGTGCCGCGGTCGCCGCACTTGGCTCGCTGCTCGCGCTGATCCTCGGGGTGTCGCGTACGACGCTGGCCATGGCCCGCGACCGGCACCTGCCGCACGCGCTGGCCGCCGTACACCCGCGGTTCCGGGTGCCGCACCGCGCCGAACTCGCGGTCGGCGCCGTGGTGGCGGTCGTGGCGGCGACGGCGGACCTGCGCGGCGCGATCGGGTTCTCCTCCTTCGGTGTGCTGGCGTACTACGCCATCGCCAACGCCAGCGCGTGGACGCTCACCAGGGACGAGGGGCGCCCGCCCCGCGTACTGCCCGCGCTCGGGCTGGCCGGCTGCCTGGTGCTGGCCTTTGCGCTGCCGCCGTCGTCGGTCGTCACCGGAGGAGCGGTCCTCGCGGCGGGCGCCGCCGTGTACGGCGTCCGCCGCACGGCTTCGCGGCAGCCCTCAGGAAAGGGAGAAGACAATGAGTGA
- the bla gene encoding class A beta-lactamase, translating to MLTKGIPVPDPRFPRATRAALAALVLVPLAGCGTDDEAASQPAAATSERAAGAAEAQREFGRIEEKYGARLGVYAVDTRTGRELSYHADNRFAFASTFKALIAGALLQRDSVKELEKRVTYKRSDLVPHSPVTEKHVESGITVREAMDAAVRYSDNTAANLLFRELGGPDELQAALRRLGDDTTHSDRVEPELNETKPGDIRDTSTPRAMAGSLRAFTVGKALPEDKRKILTTMMRTNTTGSKLIQAGAPKGWKVGDKSGAADYGTRNDIAVVWPPGRAPIMLAVMSDRKSKDAEYDDALVADAAKAAFDVYK from the coding sequence ATGCTGACAAAGGGGATTCCTGTGCCCGATCCGCGTTTCCCACGTGCCACGCGAGCAGCCCTCGCCGCCCTCGTGCTCGTTCCGCTCGCCGGCTGCGGCACCGACGACGAGGCCGCTTCCCAGCCGGCCGCCGCGACGTCCGAGCGGGCGGCCGGGGCGGCGGAGGCGCAGCGGGAGTTCGGCCGTATCGAGGAGAAGTACGGGGCGCGGCTCGGCGTGTACGCCGTGGACACCCGTACGGGCCGCGAGCTCTCCTACCACGCCGACAACCGGTTCGCCTTCGCCTCCACCTTCAAGGCGCTCATCGCCGGCGCGCTCCTCCAGCGCGACTCCGTGAAGGAGCTGGAGAAGCGGGTCACGTACAAGCGGAGCGACCTCGTGCCGCACTCGCCGGTCACGGAGAAGCACGTCGAGTCGGGGATCACGGTGCGCGAGGCCATGGACGCCGCCGTGCGGTACAGCGACAACACCGCGGCGAACCTCCTCTTCCGCGAACTCGGCGGCCCGGACGAACTGCAGGCTGCGCTGCGCCGGCTCGGCGACGACACCACGCACTCGGACCGCGTCGAGCCGGAGCTCAACGAGACGAAGCCGGGCGACATCCGGGACACCAGCACGCCGCGGGCGATGGCCGGCAGCCTGCGGGCGTTCACCGTCGGCAAGGCGCTGCCCGAGGACAAGCGGAAGATCCTCACCACGATGATGCGGACCAACACCACCGGGTCGAAGCTCATCCAGGCGGGCGCGCCCAAGGGGTGGAAGGTCGGCGACAAGTCCGGCGCCGCGGACTACGGGACGCGCAACGACATCGCCGTCGTCTGGCCGCCCGGCCGCGCGCCGATCATGCTCGCGGTGATGTCGGACCGCAAGAGCAAGGACGCGGAGTACGACGACGCGCTCGTCGCCGACGCAGCGAAGGCAGCGTTCGATGTCTACAAGTGA
- a CDS encoding carbohydrate ABC transporter permease, which yields MTVTAETFSPPRTRTPAVPRQRRGATRRTRRSTRPQQVLGPGPAAKAAALAALVLMTVVWLAPLAWTLATSLKNETDAASIGDGWLPANGFTMDAYSKILSQGKLPVWALNSLIVAVAVTAITVAISAAAAYAFSRTSFRGRRLLFGATLASIMVPPQILIVPMFREMLALGLVDTYAGMILPQVVMPPMVYILKKFFDGIPPELEDAARIDGAGHLRVFTSMVLPLSRPILAAVSIFVFITTWNNFLWPFISTSDQSLMTLPVGLATVKDAYGLQYAQTAASALIAAVPLIVVFMVAQRQIVKSVATTGLGGQ from the coding sequence GTGACAGTGACCGCCGAAACGTTCTCCCCACCGCGCACGCGCACCCCAGCCGTACCGCGGCAGCGGCGCGGCGCCACACGCCGTACGCGCCGCTCCACCAGGCCGCAGCAGGTGCTCGGTCCGGGTCCGGCGGCGAAGGCCGCCGCGCTCGCCGCGCTGGTCCTGATGACCGTCGTGTGGCTGGCACCACTCGCGTGGACGCTCGCCACCTCGCTCAAGAACGAGACCGACGCGGCCTCGATCGGCGACGGCTGGCTGCCCGCCAACGGCTTCACCATGGACGCGTACTCCAAGATCCTCAGCCAGGGCAAGCTGCCGGTGTGGGCGCTCAACAGCCTCATCGTGGCGGTCGCGGTGACCGCGATCACCGTGGCGATCTCGGCGGCGGCGGCGTACGCGTTCTCCCGTACGTCCTTCCGCGGCCGCCGGCTGCTGTTCGGCGCGACACTGGCGTCGATCATGGTGCCGCCGCAGATCCTGATCGTGCCGATGTTCCGCGAGATGCTCGCCCTGGGTCTCGTGGACACGTACGCCGGGATGATCCTGCCGCAGGTCGTGATGCCGCCGATGGTCTACATCCTGAAGAAGTTCTTCGACGGCATCCCGCCCGAACTGGAGGACGCCGCGCGCATCGACGGGGCAGGCCACCTGCGGGTGTTCACCAGCATGGTGCTGCCGCTGTCGCGGCCGATACTCGCAGCCGTGTCGATCTTCGTCTTCATCACCACCTGGAACAACTTCCTGTGGCCGTTCATCAGCACGAGCGACCAGTCCCTGATGACGCTCCCGGTGGGGCTCGCGACGGTCAAGGACGCGTACGGCCTGCAGTACGCGCAGACCGCGGCGTCCGCGCTGATCGCGGCGGTGCCGCTGATCGTCGTGTTCATGGTCGCGCAGCGGCAGATCGTGAAGTCCGTGGCGACGACAGGGCTCGGCGGGCAGTAG
- a CDS encoding AfsR/SARP family transcriptional regulator, protein MSTSERRPGIRLLGPVCLLNGGTPVPVRGQRQMRFLAALALSPGHVVTNEAFIEDSWGAAPPRTVTGQIQTTVWKIRTALDAAGLPRGTLASHGAGYRLDVPADSVDAAVFRRQAREARTLFAAGSFREAGDRLDRALRLWRGPALADVTSAGLRLRAEALDRERAAAAELRALVAIELGCYDEAIAELSDRLDHDPLREDLYGGLMRAYYRAGRPADSIRVFRRAESALREQIGVAPGRPLVSLMRGVLRRDEEIL, encoded by the coding sequence ATGTCTACAAGTGAGCGCCGGCCCGGCATACGGCTCCTCGGCCCGGTCTGCCTTCTCAACGGGGGCACGCCGGTGCCGGTGCGGGGCCAGCGGCAGATGCGGTTCCTGGCGGCGCTCGCGCTGAGCCCCGGGCACGTGGTCACCAACGAGGCATTCATCGAGGACTCCTGGGGTGCCGCTCCCCCGCGGACGGTGACGGGCCAGATCCAGACGACCGTGTGGAAGATCCGTACCGCGCTGGACGCGGCGGGCCTGCCCCGCGGCACCCTCGCCTCCCACGGCGCCGGCTACCGGCTGGACGTGCCCGCGGACAGCGTCGACGCCGCCGTCTTCCGGCGGCAGGCGCGGGAGGCACGCACGCTGTTCGCGGCGGGCTCCTTCCGGGAGGCCGGCGACCGGCTCGACAGGGCGCTCCGCCTCTGGCGGGGGCCTGCGCTCGCGGACGTCACCTCGGCGGGCCTCCGGCTGCGCGCGGAGGCGCTGGACCGGGAGCGCGCGGCGGCGGCCGAACTGCGGGCGCTGGTCGCGATAGAGCTGGGCTGCTACGACGAGGCCATCGCCGAACTCTCCGACCGCCTCGACCACGACCCGCTGCGCGAGGACCTCTACGGCGGGCTGATGCGCGCGTACTACCGTGCGGGCCGCCCGGCCGATTCGATACGGGTGTTCCGCCGCGCCGAGAGCGCCCTGCGTGAGCAGATCGGCGTGGCGCCCGGCCGGCCGCTGGTGTCCCTCATGCGCGGTGTGCTGCGGCGGGACGAGGAAATCCTCTGA
- a CDS encoding penicillin-binding transpeptidase domain-containing protein has product MAHYDHDDYSYGPRPPRSRRRTVLGALAAVLVLTAAGFWGYGRLSGDGPEDPQIAAAQKPLQTFLDAWEAGDAKKAAAVADTPDTAESLLESVTGNLKPERTEISLGDGEKRSGTDVRFPFTVEMELPGVGDYSWDSQAKVQKKEGNWEVLFSTPMIHPRMVPGPTLALDPAGDRAAVLDATGSELEAASLVGSVDEKTGKGVAGLEAEYDKQLSGGAKKSVVIVDRANGNTVKTLKKGGGKKGSPVKTTIDPEVQKAAAEALDGVTKEAAIVAVDPRNGHVLAAANKPGGMNRALAGRYPPGSTFKVVTAAALLKGGMSPADRADCPKFSYVDGQRYENQDQFTLPAGTTFRESFAKSCNTFFVSSRGKLSSSALHDTAEAFGIGSTWDAGTTTYDGSVPVNTSDNDKAAATIGQGKVQASPLVMASVAATVKQGEFRQPVLVPAAAKDRHKTGASLDDRVLKDLRSMMREAVTTGAASKLKDAPGETHAKTGTAEFGNETPPRTHAWMIGYQGERNVAWAVLLADGGSGGSDAGPVAADFLENLG; this is encoded by the coding sequence ATGGCGCACTATGACCATGACGACTACAGCTACGGGCCGAGACCGCCCCGCTCCCGGCGCCGGACCGTGCTGGGGGCACTCGCCGCCGTACTGGTGCTCACCGCGGCCGGCTTCTGGGGATACGGCCGGCTGTCCGGCGACGGCCCCGAGGACCCGCAGATCGCGGCGGCGCAGAAGCCGCTGCAGACATTCCTCGACGCGTGGGAGGCGGGCGACGCCAAGAAGGCCGCCGCGGTCGCGGACACCCCCGACACCGCGGAATCACTGCTCGAATCCGTCACCGGCAACCTGAAGCCCGAGCGGACGGAGATCTCCCTGGGGGACGGCGAGAAGCGGTCCGGCACGGACGTGCGTTTCCCGTTCACCGTGGAGATGGAGCTTCCCGGCGTCGGGGACTACTCCTGGGACTCCCAGGCCAAGGTGCAGAAGAAGGAGGGGAACTGGGAGGTGCTCTTCAGCACCCCGATGATCCACCCCAGGATGGTCCCCGGGCCGACCCTCGCCCTGGACCCCGCGGGCGACCGCGCCGCCGTCCTCGACGCGACCGGCTCCGAACTGGAGGCGGCGTCCCTCGTCGGCTCCGTCGACGAGAAGACCGGGAAAGGCGTCGCCGGACTCGAGGCCGAGTACGACAAGCAGCTCTCCGGCGGGGCGAAGAAGTCCGTGGTGATCGTGGACCGCGCGAACGGGAACACGGTCAAGACCCTGAAGAAGGGCGGCGGGAAGAAGGGCAGCCCCGTCAAGACCACCATCGACCCCGAAGTCCAGAAGGCCGCCGCGGAAGCGCTGGACGGGGTGACGAAGGAGGCGGCGATCGTCGCCGTCGACCCGCGCAACGGCCACGTACTCGCCGCCGCCAACAAGCCCGGCGGCATGAACCGCGCGCTGGCCGGCCGCTACCCGCCCGGCTCCACCTTCAAGGTGGTGACCGCCGCCGCGCTGCTGAAGGGCGGGATGAGCCCGGCGGACCGGGCCGACTGCCCGAAGTTCAGCTACGTCGACGGGCAGCGCTACGAGAACCAGGACCAGTTCACGCTGCCCGCCGGCACGACCTTCCGCGAATCGTTCGCCAAGTCCTGCAACACCTTCTTCGTCTCGTCCCGCGGCAAGCTCTCCTCCTCCGCACTGCACGACACCGCCGAGGCGTTCGGGATCGGCTCGACCTGGGACGCGGGCACCACCACGTACGACGGCAGCGTCCCGGTCAACACCAGCGACAACGACAAGGCCGCGGCCACCATCGGGCAGGGCAAGGTGCAGGCCTCGCCGCTCGTGATGGCCTCCGTCGCGGCGACGGTCAAGCAGGGCGAGTTCCGGCAGCCCGTGCTCGTACCGGCGGCGGCGAAGGACCGGCACAAGACCGGGGCCTCACTGGACGACCGCGTGCTGAAGGACCTGCGCTCGATGATGCGCGAGGCCGTCACCACCGGCGCCGCCTCGAAGCTGAAGGACGCGCCAGGGGAGACCCACGCGAAGACGGGCACTGCCGAGTTCGGCAACGAGACCCCGCCCCGTACGCACGCCTGGATGATCGGCTACCAGGGCGAGCGGAACGTGGCCTGGGCGGTGCTCCTCGCCGACGGCGGCTCGGGCGGCTCGGACGCCGGGCCGGTCGCGGCGGACTTCCTGGAGAACCTGGGGTGA
- a CDS encoding LysR family transcriptional regulator: MDLIGGCRAFVSVSETGSFTRGAAAARIPQSVASRRVAALERHLGERLFDRSARRASLTPFGRDMLPSAQRLVRLADAMEQDAKRARLRPLRVAVPDICTTRGLAELDAEARAYDMFLEFRRAAPGDRAELVRGHDVRAAITAAPAEDGVWTVPLGVASATKLHPGAVHLETLRPGRHARLPRRRVWIQPEDDVPHIRDRLMRVRDAVGLQPAQVAVADSLTAAAADVFGSADLLLCSTAQARELGLHWRPVGELRLARGFGVTAVLDDDAERLRTRLWDGIAQCLGATSEGRPDVDRAQEADRAREADRAREADRAREGGPS, from the coding sequence GTGGACCTCATCGGCGGCTGCAGAGCGTTCGTGAGCGTGAGCGAGACAGGCAGCTTCACCCGCGGTGCCGCGGCCGCGCGGATTCCCCAGTCCGTCGCCAGCCGCCGCGTCGCCGCGCTCGAACGGCACCTCGGCGAGCGGCTGTTCGACCGCTCGGCCCGCCGCGCCAGCCTCACCCCGTTCGGCCGGGACATGCTGCCGTCGGCGCAGCGCCTCGTACGGCTGGCCGACGCGATGGAGCAGGACGCGAAACGCGCCCGGCTGCGGCCGCTGCGCGTGGCCGTACCGGACATCTGCACCACGCGGGGGCTCGCCGAACTCGACGCGGAGGCGCGCGCGTACGACATGTTCCTCGAGTTCCGGCGGGCCGCGCCGGGCGACCGGGCCGAGCTCGTACGCGGTCACGACGTGCGCGCAGCCATTACCGCGGCGCCCGCCGAGGACGGGGTCTGGACCGTACCGCTGGGCGTGGCCAGCGCCACGAAGCTGCACCCGGGCGCCGTCCACCTGGAGACCCTGCGCCCCGGGAGGCACGCGCGGCTGCCGCGCCGCCGCGTCTGGATACAGCCGGAGGACGACGTACCGCACATACGGGACCGCCTCATGCGCGTCCGCGACGCGGTGGGGCTGCAGCCCGCCCAGGTCGCCGTCGCCGACTCGCTGACGGCGGCCGCCGCCGACGTCTTCGGCTCGGCCGACCTGCTGCTCTGCTCCACGGCTCAAGCCCGCGAACTCGGCCTGCACTGGCGGCCGGTGGGCGAACTGCGGCTCGCCCGCGGCTTCGGCGTCACGGCCGTCCTCGACGACGACGCGGAACGCCTTCGTACGCGACTGTGGGACGGCATCGCACAATGTCTGGGAGCGACGAGCGAGGGGCGCCCGGACGTGGACCGGGCGCAGGAAGCGGACCGAGCGCGGGAAGCGGACCGAGCGCGGGAAGCGGACCGAGCGCGGGAAGGGGGACCATCATGA
- a CDS encoding carbohydrate ABC transporter permease: MNAVRSAGRPTDRRVPARRPGGSGPLFAAPFLVFFVLFLVVPLLWGLWLSFTDSSLTGRGDAAFAGLGNYTEALTDSRMWESIGNTVVFTLLSTVPLVLFALVMALLVHTGLPGQWLWRLSFFAPYLVPSAVVWQVGVLLYQPDSGMLNTLLQSAGLDAIAWLDDEKYAMWSVVLITVWWTVGFNFLLYLAALQAVPEHLYEAAAIDGAGAWRRLWSITLPQLHRTTALIGVLQILASLKVFDQIFLLTKGGPNGATRPVLEYIYDTGFTGYRLGYAAAMSYVFFALLLVLSVGQFKLFARKEV, from the coding sequence ATGAACGCCGTCCGTTCCGCAGGCCGTCCCACGGACCGCCGCGTCCCCGCCCGCCGGCCCGGCGGCTCCGGGCCGCTGTTCGCCGCACCGTTCCTGGTGTTCTTCGTGCTCTTCCTCGTGGTGCCGCTGCTCTGGGGCCTGTGGCTGAGCTTCACCGACTCGAGCCTCACCGGCCGCGGCGACGCCGCGTTCGCCGGTCTCGGCAACTACACCGAGGCGCTGACGGATTCCCGTATGTGGGAGAGCATCGGCAACACCGTCGTGTTCACGCTGCTGTCGACGGTGCCCCTGGTCCTCTTCGCGCTCGTCATGGCCCTGCTGGTGCACACGGGCCTGCCGGGCCAGTGGCTGTGGCGGCTGTCGTTCTTCGCGCCCTATCTCGTGCCCAGCGCGGTGGTGTGGCAGGTCGGCGTGCTGCTCTACCAGCCGGACTCCGGCATGCTCAACACCCTGTTGCAGTCCGCGGGCCTGGACGCCATCGCATGGCTGGACGACGAGAAGTACGCGATGTGGTCCGTCGTCCTGATCACCGTCTGGTGGACCGTCGGCTTCAACTTCCTGCTGTATCTCGCCGCCCTCCAGGCCGTCCCCGAGCACCTCTACGAGGCCGCGGCCATCGACGGCGCGGGCGCCTGGCGCCGGCTGTGGTCCATCACGCTGCCCCAGCTCCACCGCACCACGGCCCTGATCGGGGTGCTGCAGATCCTCGCCTCGCTCAAGGTCTTCGACCAGATCTTCCTGCTCACCAAGGGCGGACCGAACGGCGCCACCCGGCCGGTCCTGGAGTACATCTACGACACCGGGTTCACCGGCTACCGCCTCGGCTACGCCGCCGCGATGTCGTACGTCTTCTTCGCGCTCCTCCTCGTGCTCTCCGTCGGCCAGTTCAAGCTCTTCGCGCGCAAGGAGGTGTGA
- a CDS encoding serine hydrolase: protein MNAEALIRGIRAELDDGGLQGSLLVRDLRTGHEIGLEPDMQFPIASLVKVPLAAVTLDRIRLGELDGATPVEIPPSPISTPGPIGLSRFRHAARVAVDDLLYLSLSISDNVAADLLFGLTPPAEVARRLREWEVHGITARHSMRELGETPAERFDADEVHLAHSLAIGAGTAGRGHPVAQLDVTRGNSGSARAIVDLLQALWTPSKIDSGVAERVRELMGQNVLRHRLAPDFSSDATSWSSKTGTLLNLRHEAGVVEHADGQMFGIAVLTESRVPAVQQPEAESLMARAARTLRDHLRRA, encoded by the coding sequence ATGAACGCCGAAGCGCTGATCCGGGGGATACGCGCGGAGCTCGACGACGGCGGGCTGCAGGGTTCGCTGCTCGTACGGGACCTCCGTACGGGGCACGAGATCGGTCTCGAACCGGACATGCAGTTCCCCATCGCCTCGCTCGTCAAGGTGCCGCTGGCCGCCGTCACCCTCGACCGCATACGCCTCGGCGAACTCGACGGCGCCACCCCCGTGGAGATCCCGCCCAGCCCGATCTCCACGCCCGGCCCGATAGGGCTCAGCAGGTTCCGGCACGCGGCCCGTGTCGCCGTCGACGACCTGCTCTATCTGAGCCTGTCGATCAGCGACAACGTGGCGGCCGACCTGCTGTTCGGCCTGACCCCGCCCGCAGAGGTCGCACGGCGGCTGCGCGAGTGGGAGGTGCACGGCATCACCGCACGGCACTCGATGCGCGAACTCGGCGAGACCCCCGCGGAACGCTTCGACGCCGACGAGGTCCATCTCGCCCACTCCCTCGCCATCGGCGCCGGGACCGCCGGACGCGGGCACCCGGTGGCGCAACTCGACGTCACCCGCGGCAACTCCGGCTCGGCACGGGCCATCGTCGACCTGCTGCAGGCCCTCTGGACCCCCTCGAAGATCGACTCCGGCGTCGCGGAGCGCGTACGCGAACTGATGGGCCAGAACGTGCTGCGGCACCGGCTGGCGCCCGACTTCAGCTCGGACGCCACGAGTTGGTCGTCGAAAACGGGCACGCTGCTCAACCTGCGCCACGAGGCGGGTGTCGTGGAGCACGCCGACGGCCAGATGTTCGGCATCGCCGTCCTCACCGAGTCCCGCGTGCCGGCCGTACAGCAGCCGGAGGCCGAGTCCCTCATGGCCCGCGCGGCCCGCACACTCCGCGACCACTTGCGCCGCGCCTGA